gcgcatgtcatgtgcggcatgatttacatggcatggtctcggggcgctcccggccgtttaaatgaatggatatatacaaaaactggtatgacgagacatatcaatatgacgaacataactgacacgtggtaatatgaaaatcatgacacgcgtgtcatgcacgacatgatttacatgccacgctcatgacgcactcgcggccgtttcgctaggttgatttacaccaaaattggtattgcgcgatgtaactgtatgacgaacgtgaataacaggtggtaacatgaaaactatgacatgcatgtcatgtatgtcatgatttacatgccacgctcatggtgcattcgcggccgtttcgctggcgtgatatacaccgaaattggtatcgcgcgacgcgactgtatgacgaacgtaaattaaaggtggtaacatgaaaatcatgacatgtgtgtcatgtacgacatgatttacatggcacgctcatggtgcgctcgcggccgtttcgctcatttgatatacaccaaaattggtattgcgcaacgtgactgtatgacaaacatattttataggtggtaacgtgaaaatttcgctatgcatatcatttacggcatgatttacatgccacgctcattgtccgatcgcggccgtttcgctagcttgatatacaccaaaattggtattgcgtgacgcgaatgtatgacgaacataagtgacaggtggtaacatgaaaaccatgacttgcatgtcatgtatggcatgatatacatgccatacTCATCGTGGacacgcggccatttcgctcgttcgatatacaccaaaattggtattgtgcataTGACTGTANNNNNNNNNNNNNNNNNNNNNNNNNNNNNNNNNNNNNNNNNNNNNNNNNNNNNNNNNNNNNNNNNNNNNNNNNNNNNNNNNNNNNNNNNNNNNNNNNNNNATTAGTTTTAACACCAAATGCAACTACACGACCGTTTTTCATTTACGGGATCAGGAATTGAGCATTAGTCCTCAAGCAAAGCAGGACAACAAGCTAGCCGATAAGCTACCACGGCGTCGCATCGttaagctcgagggtgcgggttagATTCCCGGCCAAGGGTGCCGCATTTAAATGGGAGCGggatgcaaagaacacccgtgttcgTAGAGTTAGGatcacgtgaaagaaccccaggtggtcgaaattagcgCGGAGTCCCCCATTAAGGCGTGAGTCCTAATTGTATCAGGGTTTTGGCTCGTTAAACACCACCACTCATCAAGCTACTACGGCGGTTCGCATATTTTATTGGAACTCGACAAATACCAGTACGGGCGAAAAATAATGTGAAGCAGTACATTCATACCCTTCTAGCTTAATTGGTAGCTTTAGCCCTTTAATTTGTAGCCCTTGGGCCTCTATCGTAAGCGCAAAGTTATGCAGTATGTCGTGCAAGCCACAATAGCGTACTCAGGAAGATATCATTTTAATAATACAGTAGCCTACATTTACCATCGAAACTTGAAAATCACTGGCCAGATTTCACCATTATAAGATCGTATAATTCGATCCCGTAGGTCAAGTTTTATcttaaacaaaatttttttctgattgcGATGGTCTTGAGAAGGCATATTTTGTTTCGTCAATCTCATTTCTCAACTTGTACTTACAGTTCAAAGGCAAGTGGTGGGTGGATAGCTTCAACCAAGCCATCTACGGCGACGCAGATCGCTGCGCTCATTTCACGATTCAGAAAGACCACGACAACGTCTACAAAATCAAGGCCGAATACATCGACACTGAGTGAGACTACTCTGACCGTAATGGAAGTGATATAAATTGTGAGAGTGTAGCAATGTCTTCAAGTTCAACACAGTTTGATAATCATAGTCACCACTAGGCATGAACGGAGCGCAAACTCATCGAAGTAAAGCAGGCGATAGAGGAGAAAAGGTGCAATTTGTTAAAAGCCTGCTCGTGCAACGCATGTGAGGAATGCGACGCAGTTCAGGCGCCGagttcacattgagcaaaactaTAGTGTGGGGTTGTTGCACTGATGTAAATTTGCAATTTCACAGTGGAAAAAAATGTCGCTATCGTAAGCGGTACCGAATGCTTTTAGGGAAGAATGCGCATGAGTTATGGCTTTAGAACTAAGCGTATATGAGTGAAAGAAGGAAGCAATCACTTTTATTTTGTAATGAAATTGATTTGTCTTTCTGAGCGCAGCAACGAGCTTGTAGAAATGAGCGTCGATGTCAATGAAGATGACCGGCACCCCTCAAGGTTCATGCTGAAGATCAGCGGTaagtattgaagcattgctaagTCAATTTCTTTTTCCACAGAAAAAATAACAAACTCGCTTCGTCTGATTATTCCtttagatgacgtcatcatggagaCTGCCATTATCGACACGGACTACGACAACTGGGCTGTTGTCTGGGCTAAAAGTGGGACTGCGGGTACAGTGCATTAGTATATGGTTTCGAAATTAATATGACCTTTCTTTTCAttatttctcagaaacaaattaAAATAACTATTGTACGACTGTGGCCGTGTTCCCATTTCAGCTGCATACCACGTCGTGACCCGAAAACCGAACGCCGAAGACCAATTCCTTCCTGCGATTCAAGCTGCACTGGACAAGGAAGGCTTGAAGAAAGATGATTTCAAGAAAGTGCCGAACATGGACTGCTCTAAAAAGGATACAATATAATCGATGAAGAGTAAATCAATAAAGCgataaaaagtaaataaaacctttctgtcttttttttgtgtttcgcgTTATGTTGAGATGGAGGGCTTGAACAGAGGCGAAATAATGTGTTGGTTGTATCCCAACCAACGCAACTTGCTTTGCTTAAGAAGAAGAAACTAACGTAAAGACAACCGTTTATTTAACTGAAATAATTCCCAATGACAATTATTTTATGCTGAGGACGCTGATATCATAGAAAtaccacggcctccgagattgaggGCCGATGCGCAgaccggagctctccactacggcgtgccgcataatcatatcttggtttgggCGTGTAGTGAACCCCAGAATTTATTTTTAAAGATGTTGCAATAGTACTCCCTGTTCTTGACCTGATGCTTCTCTCCTTCAAAAATGTATGATTGCTTTTGAATACACGAAAAAAGGCATCTATGTTGCCTGATAGGTGGAAGAAAAGCATTTGAATGAAATGGAAGGTGTAAAATATAAACAGTTTATTGCTAGCGGCATGAAAAAGGTAACAGTATGTAATCAGCCTTTCGCAATATAATataccaattaaaaaaaaaaggcgaaagcttgcactcggccgcgcaaggcttgagacatAGCGAAGCTGGCCGAGCACGGCGCCGCTCGTACGCGGCTTTCCGGTAGGCTGGATCCTGACGTAGAGCTCGCAATACGCGCAGCATTCCACTCACGGTGATCGGCAGTATCTTCTCGACAATCTCTTGTTCTCCCTTTCTCTGGCCGCGTATTCTGTATCTgctcgtcgctgccgttgccgttctcgtacagcgacaagcctcgcttcacgatgcgctgcTGCTTCTTCGAGAGTACATACTTTCTTTTAGCGTCCCATGGCAGTATCTGATCGAGAGGCGGAACTCGGTTGCGCGAGGTGCCTC
Above is a window of Rhipicephalus sanguineus isolate Rsan-2018 chromosome 3, BIME_Rsan_1.4, whole genome shotgun sequence DNA encoding:
- the LOC119386386 gene encoding uncharacterized protein LOC119386386 (The sequence of the model RefSeq protein was modified relative to this genomic sequence to represent the inferred CDS: added 105 bases not found in genome assembly) — encoded protein: MLPSACAVLLIVSLVDRNGVHANPKTLKDDFNPLKFKGKWWVDSFNQAIYGDADRCAHFTIQKDHDNVYKIKAEYIDTDNELVEMSVDVNEDDRHPSRFMLKISDDVIMETAIIDTDYDNWAVVWAKSGTAAAYHVVTRKPNAEDQFLPAIQAALDKEGLKKDDFKKVPNMDCSKKDTI